The window TACACGCCCAGTACCTCCGGCTCTAAGCGGACCGACGCGTCGACGCCCCGCGATTTTTCGGCGTAATGCCCGATAGTATTAACCACCACCCCTGTTATTCAGGCACTTAATGGCGACGGCCACGTCGTGGACGGTGTTACTGCTGGTGGGCTATGCGATGGCCGCCGGTATCACCGCCAGCATCGCCGCCTACTGTTTCCTCCGGCGGTCGGGGCGCGCACCGCGGGCGTTCGGCGGCTGTATGCTCGCGCTGGTGCTGTGGTCGCTGGGAGCGTTCGGCCGACTGCTCGCCGCGACGGAAGTCGGCTGGTACGCCTGGACGGTCGTGATGTATCTCGGCGTCGTCTCGACGGCGGTGTTGCTTTTCGTCTTTGCAGCCCTCTATACGGGCTCCGGGTTCCCGCTCTCGCGGTGGCGAACGGGGGCGCTTTTCGCCGTCCCCGGCGTGTCGATGCTACTGCTGGCGACAAACGGGCACCACGGCCTCTTCTTCGCCGATATCTCGCTCGTCTCCTTCTGGGGGATGGCGACGTTCACGCCGGAGACGGGGCCGTGGTTCTGGGTGCATGCGACGTACAACTACCTCCTTTTCGGCGCCGCGACGACCCTGCTGGCCCGGTTTGCCATCGGCAGCCACCGGCTCTATCGCCGCCAGACCCTCGCCGTCCTCGGCGGCGCCGCGATTCCGTGGGTTGCCAACGTCACGTACGTCTTCGTGCTCGGACCGGGCGTCCCCATCGACCCGACGCCGCTCGGCTTTGCCTTCGGGAGCCTCCTGTTCGCCTACGCCGTCTTCGGCCTCGGGTTGACGGACCTGACGCCGGTCGCCCGCTCGACGGTCATCGACGCCATCGACGACGCCGTCTTCGTCCTCGGCGAGGACGGCCGACTCGTCGACCTCAATCCCGCCGCGGAGGCGCTCGCCCGCGGCGAGGACCCCATCGGTCGACCCCTCGATGCCGCGCTTCCGGCCGAATTGCCGGGCGAAACCGACGACCCACAGCCGGTCACCGTCGACGGCCAGCAACGGTGGTATCAGACGCGCGAACTCCCTCTCGACGGCCGAAGCGGCGGCACCGTCCTGCTGGCTTCGGATTTGACCGAGCAGATGCGGCGGCGGCGACAACTCCGCGAGCAGAACCGCCGCCTCGAGGAGTTCACCCGCGTCGCCGCACACGACCTCCGGAACCCGCTCAATGCGGTTTCCGGCTACACCGAACTGGCCCGCGAGACGGGTAACGTCGACCACCTCGAAAAGGTCGACCCCGCGACCGACCGGATGGAGGCGCTCATCGACGACCTGTTGACGCTCGGCCAGGAGACCCGCGTCATCGAGGAAACCATCCCCGTCTCGCTTCCGGAGGCCGCTCGGCGGGCGTGGGGCGGCGTCGAAACGGGCAGCGCATGCCTCGACGTCGTCGACGAGGGCGTCCTTCTGGCCCACGAAAAGCGGTTCGTCCAACTGCTGGAGAACCTCTTTCGGAACGCTGCGGCCCACGGCGGCGAGGACGTCACCGTCCGGGTCGGCATGCCCCCGAACGGCTTTTTCGTCGCCGACGACGGCACCGGCATCCCGACCGACCGGCGGGCCGACGTCTTCGAGTACGGCTACTCGACGCACGGCGGCACCGGTCTCGGGCTACCGGTCGTCCGTTCCATCGCCGTCGCCCACGGCTGGACGGTCGACGTCACCGACGCCGACGACGGCGGCGCGCGCTTCGAGTTCACGGACGTCCGGGTCCGCTCGGGGCCTGCCTCGGAGGGAGCAATCGAGGAGGAAGCCGACTCCCGCTCTTAAGTCCCCGTCAAGGCTCGGCAAAGCGTTGAAGCCACCGGGGCGCGCGAGGCCGCCCATGCAGATAACCGGCGTCAACCAGTACCACCTCGACCACACCCTCGAGGAGCCGTTCTATCCGACGTGGATACCGGGCTATCCGCAATCGACCCACGAACTCGAACTGTTCGAGATCGAGACCGACGAGGGAATAACGGGCTACGGCGCCTCACCCTCCTTTGCCGGCGGCCTCGATTACGAGACGCCGCTGGAACTCTTCCTGACCGGCGAGGACCCCCACGACGTCGAGTCGATTCTCGGGAAACTGGAAACGGTCAACCTCGTCGGGCCGCGCCCGTGGCACGTCGAGATGGCGCTGTGGGACATCATCGGCAAGGATTCGGGCAAGCCCGTCTACGAACTCTTCGGCGCCAGCCAGCGGGAGATTCCGGTCTACGCCTCGACGGGCGAGTTGATGGACGCCGACGAGCGCATCGACTACGTCGAACAGCGCGTCGAGGAGGGATTCGAGGCAGTCAAACTCCGCGTCACGGAGGTCGACCACATCGAGACTGTCCGGCGGGTCCGCGAAGCCTTCCCCGACCTCACGCTGATGGTCGACGCGAACAAGGGGTGGGCCGTCCGGGTCATGGAAGACCCCGTCGAGTGGTCCTTCTCCGACGCCTTGGAGTTCGCTCGCGGCCTCGAAGAGGTGGGCAATATCGGCTGGCTGGAAGAGCCGCTTCACCGCCACGACTACGAGGGCTATGCCCGCCTCCGGGATGCCGTCGACATCGACATCGCCGGCGGCGAGTTCAACAACGGCACCCACCATTTTCGGGAGTTCATCGACCACGGCTCGCTCGATATCCTCCAGCCAGACGCGGCGCTGGCGACGGGCATCCGACAGGGCGTCGACGTCGCCCGGATGGCCCAGGAGCACGGCCTGCAGTTCGTCCCGCACACGTGGACGAACGCGCTGGGCTTCGCCGCGAACCTCCACGTCATGACCGCCGTCGGGAGCCCGTGGTGTGAGTACCCGATGGAGCCGCCGTGGACGCCCGACGTCTGGTCGTTCATGCTCGAAGACGGCTTCGAACAGGAGGACGGGACGATTACCGCGCCCGACGCCCCCGGCCTCGGGATTACGATTCCGGACGACGTACTTGAGGACGCAGAGTGACGGCGCCGCCGCCCACGAGCGGCGCGTAACCGGTTTCAGTTCCGACTGTGGGGTCCGGGACCGAAGGAGTAACCACCCTCGAAGCCGTGTTCCTATCTAATGAGTCAACAGGCCGAGCCGCTCGATGTCGAGCGTCTCCGCGAGGACTTCCCCATCCTGGAGCGGGAGTTCGACGGAACGCAACTCGTCTATCTCGACAACGCGGCCACCACCCAGACGCCCGAGCCGGTTATCGAGGCCATCACGGACTACTACCGGGGCTACAACGCCAACGTCCACCGCGGTATCCACCAACTGAGCCAGGAGGCCTCCATTGCCTACGAGGAGGCCCACGACCGCGTCGCGGAGTTCATCGGCGCCTCCGGCGGCCGAAAGGAAGTCGTCTTCACGAAGAACACGACGGAGGCGATGAACCTCGTCGCCTACGCGTGGGGGCTCAACGAACTCGGACCCGGCGACGAAGTCGTCCTGACCGAGATGGAACATCACTCGTCGCTGGTCACGTGGCAGCAAATCGCCAAGCGCACCG of the Natronomonas halophila genome contains:
- a CDS encoding histidine kinase N-terminal 7TM domain-containing protein, whose amino-acid sequence is MATATSWTVLLLVGYAMAAGITASIAAYCFLRRSGRAPRAFGGCMLALVLWSLGAFGRLLAATEVGWYAWTVVMYLGVVSTAVLLFVFAALYTGSGFPLSRWRTGALFAVPGVSMLLLATNGHHGLFFADISLVSFWGMATFTPETGPWFWVHATYNYLLFGAATTLLARFAIGSHRLYRRQTLAVLGGAAIPWVANVTYVFVLGPGVPIDPTPLGFAFGSLLFAYAVFGLGLTDLTPVARSTVIDAIDDAVFVLGEDGRLVDLNPAAEALARGEDPIGRPLDAALPAELPGETDDPQPVTVDGQQRWYQTRELPLDGRSGGTVLLASDLTEQMRRRRQLREQNRRLEEFTRVAAHDLRNPLNAVSGYTELARETGNVDHLEKVDPATDRMEALIDDLLTLGQETRVIEETIPVSLPEAARRAWGGVETGSACLDVVDEGVLLAHEKRFVQLLENLFRNAAAHGGEDVTVRVGMPPNGFFVADDGTGIPTDRRADVFEYGYSTHGGTGLGLPVVRSIAVAHGWTVDVTDADDGGARFEFTDVRVRSGPASEGAIEEEADSRS
- a CDS encoding mandelate racemase/muconate lactonizing enzyme family protein, translated to MQITGVNQYHLDHTLEEPFYPTWIPGYPQSTHELELFEIETDEGITGYGASPSFAGGLDYETPLELFLTGEDPHDVESILGKLETVNLVGPRPWHVEMALWDIIGKDSGKPVYELFGASQREIPVYASTGELMDADERIDYVEQRVEEGFEAVKLRVTEVDHIETVRRVREAFPDLTLMVDANKGWAVRVMEDPVEWSFSDALEFARGLEEVGNIGWLEEPLHRHDYEGYARLRDAVDIDIAGGEFNNGTHHFREFIDHGSLDILQPDAALATGIRQGVDVARMAQEHGLQFVPHTWTNALGFAANLHVMTAVGSPWCEYPMEPPWTPDVWSFMLEDGFEQEDGTITAPDAPGLGITIPDDVLEDAE